The genomic DNA GCCATTTGTTGTAGGGTGTCAGATTGGGAGTAGGCTTGACACTGCCGGTGGAAGTGATGCTAGAACTCGATATGAAGGATCGCTACTGCCTGCAATAGAAATACATTCTTCCATTCTACCAGATTGGGCTACACCGGGAACTGTAGATCTATCGCCATTGCAGCCAAATCAAGCGCAAACAGGGAggccacaaaaaaacactttaatAGCAAGAGCTTTGATGCCGATTTCCGATGAAGGTTCCATGCGCTATCCTGATTCACCGATAATCATTATCAATGGTCGAcagcataaataaaacaaaaatgcattcaaGGCTCGTAAATGTACAAAACCGGGATTTTAATTAGAGATGCTTCATGCAAGTGGCCTTTTATTAAATACTCGCGAAGGTGGAGGATTGATGTGGGTTGTATTCTAGCTGTTGATGGCTAATTTATTTCAGGTGTGGTAATTAGTCATAACTCCATTTTTGATAAGCTATTTTCACAAAGCATCGAATCAAAAACGAATTATTTTGCGTGTAGcacttttacttttttcaCCAACAATTCGAAGAAAACACAAGTACACACAGGTTTATTTACACCGCCGCCAACCGATTGAACTTGCTTTACGTGAGTGTTTATATTGTTTGTTGCCATGATGTTGCACTGAACTGCTTTTGGTTGAATTCACTGTCCAGCATAATAAACCCGTTTTGCCACAAAAGCTTTACCGTCAGTCTCATACCAGCGgcgtttaattgaattttatttttcaaattctCTTCCAGCAGATTAACCCTTTAACGATCATCCAGATAACAGTGCGTAACTTTTGGTACAACTTAAAACACACGCTGCTGTACTACCTTTCGTCCGCATCGGCACACTTTTCATAGATCGCTCGATCAAAGACAGATGATACATTCATTGTCAATTGATGGTTTCatgattttttcatttcatcattGATGTTACTAACACGTAGTGGCATGATAAGTACGATTGGATAGAAATGATGTGCATGAGCAGTATAGCCGTAAATAAAGGTGGTATGGGTAGCATTAGCATTACGGAATTCATTAAAGACTTATTTAGAGAAAGCGTTAGTAACACACAAGTACAGTAGAACCCTGCAGGTAAGAGGCGTCACAAATACTGCTGTTTGACTACATATCGCTGCGGCGTTTGGAAAAAGAAACCGATCAAACTCGGAAGTCCCAAAGATTCCTGAAACCGATAGAGCAGGAACGATCAACTCCGCGATCTCCAATGCTTTCCTTACTCCACCTTATATTCCCCACTCAATTTTTCTGATTCACATGAAAGACTAATATACCTATCTCTACCTCTCCCATAGTGCATCGATTGTAACGGAtgcattttttcccccaattCCTCCTTTTCGGTTACGGTGTAATCACAAAGACAGAGTGCGTAACTGTGCTCTTCTATCTCGCTATCGTTTGACAACGTTTGGCTCTGTTGCATTCACCTCCTAAAAAATACATCTGTAATCCCTCAATTACAGGTAAAGGTTATCCCCGATGGTCAAATTATACAAAAGCCCGCTAACTCCAGCACAAAACTGCCAAGCCGCATCGCTAGCCTATCTTCCCACTCCACCACCGCTGCACTAGCTAACGAAATCGAtatcgacgacgatgacgatgccggtgccgatgatgatggcagTAGTAGAGTCGCGATCAAGTCCACCGACCGTCAGTACGATCGGGAAGACGCGGAAGATTACGTCGAAAATGAGCtgcagctggaggaggcccaACGCAAGCTGTCGGCGGCAGCGATCGGCGGAGCGAAACGGTCGAGCGGGGGCACCGAAAAACAGATCGCTCCCGTGTCGTCCGGTTTGATGCAGAGCCACATCGACATCGACACACCGGGCCATCGGGTGCAGGACGTGCCGTCCGCCGTGACCGTGTCCATATTCAGCGCACTGTCCGAGATCCTTTCGCAACCTACCGAAAGTTTACAATTTTTGTCCTCCAGCACCGATGCACCCACTTCTACGTCTGCATCTTCAACAAGCACCACTTCAACTTctaccacaaccaccaccactaccactaccactaccaccaccaccaccaccaccactacgacTCCGCCTCCTCCATCACCAGAATCGTCTTTACTTTCTAGCAAGAGCAACGACAAGGTACTGGAAATGGTGGGCATCCGTTCTGCCTTTGCTTCCGACGTACCGCCTGTGAGCGCGGGCGATACGTTTGTACATACTGCTATCAGCTATCTGGCCCCAGCTACCGATAACccgaatgtaaataaaaccgATCTAACCATTGCAAGCACACGGATCGCGGAGGGGAACGTGACGATTAGGCAACACGCGTTAGCAAGTTCGGGAGAGACCGCATCGACACAGGCGACGCCCGGGTCGTCCGAGCTGGAAGCAGAAACGAACTGCGATCACTGCGCGGAAAACGATATCGAAAACCGAATTCTCGCGGATGCGTTCCCTTGGGAGGATGAGGACCGATCGCTGGTGGGCAGCACGGTTAGTGAGTCGTTTCTTGCTACTGCGCCCACCGTGCCCGCCGGCTCATCGTTCGACGCTCGTGTCCTGCTGAAGGGTaccgctgctgatgctgatgctgatgttgTTCCTTTATCCATTACACAGAGACCGTTAGTGCGTGCAGCAGAAACGGAAGCGATGGAGACTGTGACAGCGACACCGACATCGACGccgactactactactactaccacacCACTGCTCACGACCGCGAATGCGATCGAAGAACGGGACCTCCCGGAAATGACTACCACTGTGCCAACCATCCCTACAACCAGCGCTGCAGACCGTGCTGAATCCGTGTTTATTGTAACCGCTTCAAATAACGATGGCTTACTAATAGACGATGCTTCTGCTTCGACCACGACCTCATTTTCGGAACACCTTACCACAACTCCTTACTACAAACCCACCTTTCCAACACATTCCTCGACCACTGAACAAACCACCGCAACCGATGTGAGCGACCTTATGGAtggtaccaccaccatcaccaccaccgatttAGCCAAAATTGGAACCGAACCGTCGTCGTCCGAATCCGTCCACACTGCTTCGACAACCGTAGTTGCTTACACTAATCATAGTTCCACATCCGGCGAGCTCGGCAATGCTCCGGTGGTAGATCCACGCCGCCCATCGACCAGTAGTAGTACACCATCCATCATCACTCCCATCATCACCCCAATCgcttccaccaccactacatctaccaccaccaccaccacaaccaccactgGTTCGAATCAGACGAGCTCCACCGCATACGTTACGTCACCACCAATGACCGTAAGTAAGACACTTCACTCTTTCCCATCCGTTTCCGATCTGCTGGCTCGGCTCGGTTTTGCCAAATCTCTCGAAACTACCACCGACGCGTACCGACCGAGATTCAAAATGCGCATACCGGTCCGGCCAATTGGTTTCCAAGATCCGGCGCCCTCTCGCAATAGAACTTCGCTTGCCTCGTACACGACTATGACACTGTCGAGCACCACCGACACTACCGTTCGGGACAAACCGATGGCGAGGTCCTCTACTCCCGTAACGTCCTCtagcaccactaccaccaccaccacgtcCACTGCTACCACCGCTAGTCCTGTGGCGAGCACACCCCATCCGGACAGGAAACGATCGCGCGGGATCGTCGTGTACGGCATTCTGCCAAACAATACCGTCATACGGCGGGTTATCGGTGGggacgatgatgaggatgtACAGACGACGACGGAGAACGTGCGGATCGTGTATGGGATCTTTCCGAACGGGACGGTGGCAAAACGCTACCCGAACGGTACGATCGTGCCCGAGGTGAAGCGCCACAAGCACCCGGTGGAAGTGACCAACATCGATCCGCGTGAGCTGCGCAACCCCAACAGTGCCATCTATCGCACCACGGAACTTCCGCCACTATTACGATCCTTGGGtagcaccaccatcagcactaCCACATTCACCAAGCCAACTGTCCCAAGCACCACCAGTATTAGCAGCACCACGGCGAAGAGTCCGGTTGTCAATagtaccactaccactactactacctctactactactaccgatCTACCTTCTAGTACCACTTTTTCTACCACAATGAACCAACCCACGGTACTTGAATGCTCATTCCGATTGCTCCTTATTTGCTAGAATGCGTTGATCTGTTTCCCATTCTTGCCATACCTTCTTGCTATCTAAATCTCGATCCCGGCCGCATCtaacagtagtagtagttggcAATACAATTTGCGTATCTTTCGCAATTGTTCTTCCACCGCCTGGACATGGTTGTCTTTGTAGAAGTAGTTTTGGCGGactgtattaaaaaaaaaaaatacaccaaaATTTACAACCAAAAATGCCGGAGAGTCCTCTCGCGTCGGAAAAATGTCCCGACACTCCCGATACATCTCCCCAGCATGGCCAGATAAGCCATGTGTAGCCATGTTGCATGCATGAATTTACTGGTGGCTGACAAATGTTCCTAAGCGCTCTccttctgtctctctctctctcgctctctctctgtcccttCTTGCTCACCTGTTTTTTATGAGTGGCTCTTGATCTTGCTTCTTGATATGGACTTTACTGTTTTACTGCTGCGCTTTATTTGTAGAGTACGAGGCTTCGTGAGTACTATCGCTTTTTGCACGTAACTCCCAGCTATGGTTTGCTCTCACATTCGCCTGTGTATTAAGTGCATTAGCGTATAGTCGAAAATTGACATACATTTTGCGTTACCACCAACAGGGTACGACGACTATTATCGAAATATTGCGCAAGTACAACGAAGAGAACCAGCTGGATGCGAAGGTGAAGTCGGACAATGTTTTCAGTTTGGCTGGAGGCAAAGCTAAACCAACAAACAGGACGAACGGACTTACGGGGCCGGTTAccacacaagtttcttcgatGGAAAGTTCAACTGTAAGTAGCACGACATGGCAAATCCTTCTCAATTGCAGCACTAAAAGGGGCCTTTTTTGCGATCCTTGGCAGATTGGCGGAGTTCATGAAGACGTGCGTGTCTCACGGCCCAACGCACCGGACCTGGTGTATCGATGGAAACCGATCGTGACGACCAGTAACGAATTGATTCCTACTACCACCAGCGAGGCATCGTTCACTACCGGATCCGCCACACCGAGTGTGTCCGAGAATACCGTCCCGGATATGGTCGGTGTTGGAAAGGGAAACTTTGGTTCGGAAGGATTACAGTTGGACAGCGCCGAGGACGCGTTCACTCTGCCCAATAGCGACCAAAATAGTGACGAGCTAACGCTGGAGAAAGTTAGCGATTTAGGTGCTAAGATTGAAGGGATTTTGTCTCCCATTTCCGAGCTTAACCTGCTTTCGACGTCAAGCGCACAGTCTCCGGTGGATGACACTACTTTATCAACCACTGGGAGGTCAATGATCAGCTCGATTGTTGAGAGCACAGTACCGTTCCAATGGCCAACcagcccaccaccaccaacaacaacactccGGGCACCTATTACTAGCACCACTTCTAGCtccacaagcagcagcagtagcaccacAACGACAACCACCACAACGGCGTCTCCTGTGACCAGGACCACTGCGATCCCAGCGACAACTAGAAGTACGACACGCAGCAAACCGACCGCTGTCGTGTATCCTTCCACTACACAAAGAACTCGCACGACGACGTTCTCGGATGCGGATGATTTAGCTTTCTTGGTAAGGAGTATAGTAGTCGGTCCACAAACCAGTCCAATAATAATTTTTACCTCTCCCCCCAGCGTCAATTGGCAAGATTCTTGAACGGAGGACAATCGTCTAACAACAATGGTAGAAAAAcgaccaaaaaacctacaacaactaccactaccactacaACGActtctaccactactactactactacaacgcCAAAACCTACCACGACCACgaccactactaccaccaccagcagcacgacCACACCCAACCCCACAACGACGCCCGGCCTAAGCACCGTCATCATTGATAAGGATGATCCAGCCTTTCTGAACGACGTGGTACGTAAcaagtttttccctttttgcaaGCTTCAGTCCCGGGTGAGCTTAATGCCGAGATTTTACTTTCCAGCGTAAATTGCCCAACTTTGCCACACCGAATCCCCTCGTCGATACGCCGCTGGCTAACCGAATCCTGCAGCTAGCGATACAGCGCGATCCCAAGAGCATTGCGCGATTGCCCTTGAAAACGGGCAACGAGTTTCCATCGTACGAGAAGCCACCGCCGCCACGGGCCACCGAGAGTCAGCCGAAAGAAATGGCCAAACCCACCGTTGCCACCCTGTCGCCGGAGGAAATAGAGCACACGAAGAAGCAGCTGGACCGGGAGGTGCAGCAGTACAACAATGATTTGAAACTTCTCTCGAATCTGCTGGGACGGCCCATTACGGAGAAAGATATACCGAGCCTTACCAAGCAGCTTGGAACAGGTGGCTCCGGCCCATTGTTCGCGAATGCTGGACTTTCGGGGGTGCGCGCGCCAACGACGAGgccgccgacgacgacgacgacgacgaagacgaccaccaccaccacgcgcAGACCAACCTCTACGGCTGACGGTGAGCTGTTGAAGCAGCTGCTTCTtacccagcaacagcagcacaatAGCAGCCCGGCAGTTATCGAGCGGCCAGAGTTTTACGGTAAAACTAATGAAGCAATTTTGGCCGCCGTACTGAAGCAGCGCGGCATAGGGCCGGCCAACACGAACGGAAACATCGAGGACATTTTGGCGCAAATATCGCCCGGCGTACGGACGCAGCCTACACTGCCGCCGATAGTCATCACAACACCGCGACCCACGCCAAGACGCGTGCGTCCTCCCCAGCCACCACCGTTACGCTCACAAAGCCCAATCCTGGATGGGTTGAGCTGGCTGTGGCGCGagtggcaggcgacagctccGCAGCCACGTAATCGCGTTCCCGGCGCTGGAGCTAGCGCTACTCCAAACGCCGTCCGTGTGGGAACGTTTGGATTGAGCGGCGGCGCTGGcgttggcggtggtggaggacGTACGGCTTCCCTAACCCAATCGTACAGCGATGAAGGACTAGACCCGGACGCGGTAAGACATTTCCCGCTCCCCTCAGTGCACCTAAAAGCAATCGAGAATAGGCATATTGAAGTGAAAGTTTTCTCATTGCACAGAAACCAATCAACCCCAGCGTGACGGAGGAGCCGGCTTCCTTGTTCGGCGGGTTTGGCATCAATCCCGGAGGACAACTGTTGAATGCTGCGATCGGTGTGACTCGTGCCGTATCGCAGTTTCTGGGCGTAGCGCTACAGGTAGGTTTGTGGCCGAGGCCAGCACGCCATTTGTTCTCCCTTTCTTAACCGAAAAAGACATAAAAAAGACGAGAGGACGAAAAAGTTATTCCTTTAAACAATGATCACAAATCGCACAAAACTTTCTGCCACGAGTTACCATTCTTTCTTTCGCGCAGGGAGCAGCCAAATCGTTTACTTCCGCCTTTCGGCCACAACCGCTCGGCGCCGGCGAACCGACGGCGGCGGACGACCTGAGCTACTACCGGTACAGTGGGAGATAGTAATGACTCAGACGAAGATTTGCGGAAGAATGCTACGCTACGCAAAAGAACTCTGCCCAACTTCCTATAGACAGACAATTGGGATCGATACCGGATACCGGTCGGATTCTTGGCGCAGCACATCCGATGTAAATAGCTTTTCGCAGGGGGAAAGCtggaaaaaatttaattaaaaataatgccCGGTGAATGAATGCAATCGTTTTCCGGTTTCGCCGGTAACAATTCAATTAACATGCGGTAGATGAGTATAAGATGC from Anopheles stephensi strain Indian chromosome 2, UCI_ANSTEP_V1.0, whole genome shotgun sequence includes the following:
- the LOC118517671 gene encoding mucin-19-like isoform X2, producing the protein MKWNDRKITTLLSLFIITSLWTLSEAYRGSVRFTSGSQSVESQNVRELSSSSGEEPATAPRARSVRRRPTSTATTLPVESFTKATGKERRRGFRDESTTPSTSVDNVDVLGSSSRTAGVNPRPKQNSAFSLRSEIIAQNAFERRIDSGGEQAKENLPASRRRGKSRNLESEPLATVSSSDVASERGQTKRVNALTTLSPNHSNEVLREELRAPAQRFSLRGATKGSNPAAAAARRDEGSSEENYPEPFKQLLKAQLNDDKLKTVYVKNLETTATKKLPERRKIQSATVASTPVPSTAEPSVTANKSNQDGAARRVQQPKRPVIRENKFQQQRTTVALPKYSEETVRSSQFSETNNTSSETVLQTVRSSSKSGSSSETSAEQLLSVRQLSVRARYSERKEQSSKERFSNAAKASTEVEEIKPTTGPSVRRGVIEARKRVANPVDRQQSRGAVRVLSTTTPGPTTTVKLITPRPVRTYTRKQNTLSYLTSTTTEATTTTRKPFSPAPRAGSLTQRKSPERSASRYSTERSVSTVTADDRVNDIGNSREVTQTAADELEAGPQQISLLYTNPVEYLRRKQNLATSTKSSPVKSTASTTRSSESFTKAPVKHVGRKVSLPTTTRPPVARVTGSKSSSSNGLKRLSSYSSIRSNKKPAVYTPTIPTFTTLSTVKVIPDGQIIQKPANSSTKLPSRIASLSSHSTTAALANEIDIDDDDDAGADDDGSSRVAIKSTDRQYDREDAEDYVENELQLEEAQRKLSAAAIGGAKRSSGGTEKQIAPVSSGLMQSHIDIDTPGHRVQDVPSAVTVSIFSALSEILSQPTESLQFLSSSTDAPTSTSASSTSTTSTSTTTTTTTTTTTTTTTTTTTTPPPPSPESSLLSSKSNDKVLEMVGIRSAFASDVPPVSAGDTFVHTAISYLAPATDNPNVNKTDLTIASTRIAEGNVTIRQHALASSGETASTQATPGSSELEAETNCDHCAENDIENRILADAFPWEDEDRSLVGSTVSESFLATAPTVPAGSSFDARVLLKGTAADADADVVPLSITQRPLVRAAETEAMETVTATPTSTPTTTTTTTPLLTTANAIEERDLPEMTTTVPTIPTTSAADRAESVFIVTASNNDGLLIDDASASTTTSFSEHLTTTPYYKPTFPTHSSTTEQTTATDVSDLMDGTTTITTTDLAKIGTEPSSSESVHTASTTVVAYTNHSSTSGELGNAPVVDPRRPSTSSSTPSIITPIITPIASTTTTSTTTTTTTTTGSNQTSSTAYVTSPPMTVSKTLHSFPSVSDLLARLGFAKSLETTTDAYRPRFKMRIPVRPIGFQDPAPSRNRTSLASYTTMTLSSTTDTTVRDKPMARSSTPVTSSSTTTTTTTSTATTASPVASTPHPDRKRSRGIVVYGILPNNTVIRRVIGGDDDEDVQTTTENVRIVYGIFPNGTVAKRYPNGTIVPEVKRHKHPVEVTNIDPRELRNPNSAIYRTTELPPLLRSLGSTTISTTTFTKPTVPSTTSISSTTAKSPVVNSTTTTTTTSTTTTDLPSSTTFSTTMNQPTGTTTIIEILRKYNEENQLDAKVKSDNVFSLAGGKAKPTNRTNGLTGPVTTQVSSMESSTIGGVHEDVRVSRPNAPDLVYRWKPIVTTSNELIPTTTSEASFTTGSATPSVSENTVPDMVGVGKGNFGSEGLQLDSAEDAFTLPNSDQNSDELTLEKVSDLGAKIEGILSPISELNLLSTSSAQSPVDDTTLSTTGRSMISSIVESTVPFQWPTSPPPPTTTLRAPITSTTSSSTSSSSSTTTTTTTTASPVTRTTAIPATTRSTTRSKPTAVVYPSTTQRTRTTTFSDADDLAFLRQLARFLNGGQSSNNNGRKTTKKPTTTTTTTTTTSTTTTTTTTPKPTTTTTTTTTTSSTTTPNPTTTPGLSTVIIDKDDPAFLNDVRKLPNFATPNPLVDTPLANRILQLAIQRDPKSIARLPLKTGNEFPSYEKPPPPRATESQPKEMAKPTVATLSPEEIEHTKKQLDREVQQYNNDLKLLSNLLGRPITEKDIPSLTKQLGTGGSGPLFANAGLSGVRAPTTRPPTTTTTTKTTTTTTRRPTSTADGELLKQLLLTQQQQHNSSPAVIERPEFYGKTNEAILAAVLKQRGIGPANTNGNIEDILAQISPGVRTQPTLPPIVITTPRPTPRRVRPPQPPPLRSQSPILDGLSWLWREWQATAPQPRNRVPGAGASATPNAVRVGTFGLSGGAGVGGGGGRTASLTQSYSDEGLDPDAKPINPSVTEEPASLFGGFGINPGGQLLNAAIGVTRAVSQFLGVALQGAAKSFTSAFRPQPLGAGEPTAADDLSYYRYSGR
- the LOC118517671 gene encoding mucin-22-like isoform X1, producing the protein MLWGRSAKRPSNFSTSSSSRSRPTGPKRKGSNKKAYRGSVRFTSGSQSVESQNVRELSSSSGEEPATAPRARSVRRRPTSTATTLPVESFTKATGKERRRGFRDESTTPSTSVDNVDVLGSSSRTAGVNPRPKQNSAFSLRSEIIAQNAFERRIDSGGEQAKENLPASRRRGKSRNLESEPLATVSSSDVASERGQTKRVNALTTLSPNHSNEVLREELRAPAQRFSLRGATKGSNPAAAAARRDEGSSEENYPEPFKQLLKAQLNDDKLKTVYVKNLETTATKKLPERRKIQSATVASTPVPSTAEPSVTANKSNQDGAARRVQQPKRPVIRENKFQQQRTTVALPKYSEETVRSSQFSETNNTSSETVLQTVRSSSKSGSSSETSAEQLLSVRQLSVRARYSERKEQSSKERFSNAAKASTEVEEIKPTTGPSVRRGVIEARKRVANPVDRQQSRGAVRVLSTTTPGPTTTVKLITPRPVRTYTRKQNTLSYLTSTTTEATTTTRKPFSPAPRAGSLTQRKSPERSASRYSTERSVSTVTADDRVNDIGNSREVTQTAADELEAGPQQISLLYTNPVEYLRRKQNLATSTKSSPVKSTASTTRSSESFTKAPVKHVGRKVSLPTTTRPPVARVTGSKSSSSNGLKRLSSYSSIRSNKKPAVYTPTIPTFTTLSTVKVIPDGQIIQKPANSSTKLPSRIASLSSHSTTAALANEIDIDDDDDAGADDDGSSRVAIKSTDRQYDREDAEDYVENELQLEEAQRKLSAAAIGGAKRSSGGTEKQIAPVSSGLMQSHIDIDTPGHRVQDVPSAVTVSIFSALSEILSQPTESLQFLSSSTDAPTSTSASSTSTTSTSTTTTTTTTTTTTTTTTTTTTPPPPSPESSLLSSKSNDKVLEMVGIRSAFASDVPPVSAGDTFVHTAISYLAPATDNPNVNKTDLTIASTRIAEGNVTIRQHALASSGETASTQATPGSSELEAETNCDHCAENDIENRILADAFPWEDEDRSLVGSTVSESFLATAPTVPAGSSFDARVLLKGTAADADADVVPLSITQRPLVRAAETEAMETVTATPTSTPTTTTTTTPLLTTANAIEERDLPEMTTTVPTIPTTSAADRAESVFIVTASNNDGLLIDDASASTTTSFSEHLTTTPYYKPTFPTHSSTTEQTTATDVSDLMDGTTTITTTDLAKIGTEPSSSESVHTASTTVVAYTNHSSTSGELGNAPVVDPRRPSTSSSTPSIITPIITPIASTTTTSTTTTTTTTTGSNQTSSTAYVTSPPMTVSKTLHSFPSVSDLLARLGFAKSLETTTDAYRPRFKMRIPVRPIGFQDPAPSRNRTSLASYTTMTLSSTTDTTVRDKPMARSSTPVTSSSTTTTTTTSTATTASPVASTPHPDRKRSRGIVVYGILPNNTVIRRVIGGDDDEDVQTTTENVRIVYGIFPNGTVAKRYPNGTIVPEVKRHKHPVEVTNIDPRELRNPNSAIYRTTELPPLLRSLGSTTISTTTFTKPTVPSTTSISSTTAKSPVVNSTTTTTTTSTTTTDLPSSTTFSTTMNQPTGTTTIIEILRKYNEENQLDAKVKSDNVFSLAGGKAKPTNRTNGLTGPVTTQVSSMESSTIGGVHEDVRVSRPNAPDLVYRWKPIVTTSNELIPTTTSEASFTTGSATPSVSENTVPDMVGVGKGNFGSEGLQLDSAEDAFTLPNSDQNSDELTLEKVSDLGAKIEGILSPISELNLLSTSSAQSPVDDTTLSTTGRSMISSIVESTVPFQWPTSPPPPTTTLRAPITSTTSSSTSSSSSTTTTTTTTASPVTRTTAIPATTRSTTRSKPTAVVYPSTTQRTRTTTFSDADDLAFLRQLARFLNGGQSSNNNGRKTTKKPTTTTTTTTTTSTTTTTTTTPKPTTTTTTTTTTSSTTTPNPTTTPGLSTVIIDKDDPAFLNDVRKLPNFATPNPLVDTPLANRILQLAIQRDPKSIARLPLKTGNEFPSYEKPPPPRATESQPKEMAKPTVATLSPEEIEHTKKQLDREVQQYNNDLKLLSNLLGRPITEKDIPSLTKQLGTGGSGPLFANAGLSGVRAPTTRPPTTTTTTKTTTTTTRRPTSTADGELLKQLLLTQQQQHNSSPAVIERPEFYGKTNEAILAAVLKQRGIGPANTNGNIEDILAQISPGVRTQPTLPPIVITTPRPTPRRVRPPQPPPLRSQSPILDGLSWLWREWQATAPQPRNRVPGAGASATPNAVRVGTFGLSGGAGVGGGGGRTASLTQSYSDEGLDPDAKPINPSVTEEPASLFGGFGINPGGQLLNAAIGVTRAVSQFLGVALQGAAKSFTSAFRPQPLGAGEPTAADDLSYYRYSGR
- the LOC118517671 gene encoding mucin-19-like isoform X4 produces the protein MMPLAYRGSVRFTSGSQSVESQNVRELSSSSGEEPATAPRARSVRRRPTSTATTLPVESFTKATGKERRRGFRDESTTPSTSVDNVDVLGSSSRTAGVNPRPKQNSAFSLRSEIIAQNAFERRIDSGGEQAKENLPASRRRGKSRNLESEPLATVSSSDVASERGQTKRVNALTTLSPNHSNEVLREELRAPAQRFSLRGATKGSNPAAAAARRDEGSSEENYPEPFKQLLKAQLNDDKLKTVYVKNLETTATKKLPERRKIQSATVASTPVPSTAEPSVTANKSNQDGAARRVQQPKRPVIRENKFQQQRTTVALPKYSEETVRSSQFSETNNTSSETVLQTVRSSSKSGSSSETSAEQLLSVRQLSVRARYSERKEQSSKERFSNAAKASTEVEEIKPTTGPSVRRGVIEARKRVANPVDRQQSRGAVRVLSTTTPGPTTTVKLITPRPVRTYTRKQNTLSYLTSTTTEATTTTRKPFSPAPRAGSLTQRKSPERSASRYSTERSVSTVTADDRVNDIGNSREVTQTAADELEAGPQQISLLYTNPVEYLRRKQNLATSTKSSPVKSTASTTRSSESFTKAPVKHVGRKVSLPTTTRPPVARVTGSKSSSSNGLKRLSSYSSIRSNKKPAVYTPTIPTFTTLSTVKVIPDGQIIQKPANSSTKLPSRIASLSSHSTTAALANEIDIDDDDDAGADDDGSSRVAIKSTDRQYDREDAEDYVENELQLEEAQRKLSAAAIGGAKRSSGGTEKQIAPVSSGLMQSHIDIDTPGHRVQDVPSAVTVSIFSALSEILSQPTESLQFLSSSTDAPTSTSASSTSTTSTSTTTTTTTTTTTTTTTTTTTTPPPPSPESSLLSSKSNDKVLEMVGIRSAFASDVPPVSAGDTFVHTAISYLAPATDNPNVNKTDLTIASTRIAEGNVTIRQHALASSGETASTQATPGSSELEAETNCDHCAENDIENRILADAFPWEDEDRSLVGSTVSESFLATAPTVPAGSSFDARVLLKGTAADADADVVPLSITQRPLVRAAETEAMETVTATPTSTPTTTTTTTPLLTTANAIEERDLPEMTTTVPTIPTTSAADRAESVFIVTASNNDGLLIDDASASTTTSFSEHLTTTPYYKPTFPTHSSTTEQTTATDVSDLMDGTTTITTTDLAKIGTEPSSSESVHTASTTVVAYTNHSSTSGELGNAPVVDPRRPSTSSSTPSIITPIITPIASTTTTSTTTTTTTTTGSNQTSSTAYVTSPPMTVSKTLHSFPSVSDLLARLGFAKSLETTTDAYRPRFKMRIPVRPIGFQDPAPSRNRTSLASYTTMTLSSTTDTTVRDKPMARSSTPVTSSSTTTTTTTSTATTASPVASTPHPDRKRSRGIVVYGILPNNTVIRRVIGGDDDEDVQTTTENVRIVYGIFPNGTVAKRYPNGTIVPEVKRHKHPVEVTNIDPRELRNPNSAIYRTTELPPLLRSLGSTTISTTTFTKPTVPSTTSISSTTAKSPVVNSTTTTTTTSTTTTDLPSSTTFSTTMNQPTGTTTIIEILRKYNEENQLDAKVKSDNVFSLAGGKAKPTNRTNGLTGPVTTQVSSMESSTIGGVHEDVRVSRPNAPDLVYRWKPIVTTSNELIPTTTSEASFTTGSATPSVSENTVPDMVGVGKGNFGSEGLQLDSAEDAFTLPNSDQNSDELTLEKVSDLGAKIEGILSPISELNLLSTSSAQSPVDDTTLSTTGRSMISSIVESTVPFQWPTSPPPPTTTLRAPITSTTSSSTSSSSSTTTTTTTTASPVTRTTAIPATTRSTTRSKPTAVVYPSTTQRTRTTTFSDADDLAFLRQLARFLNGGQSSNNNGRKTTKKPTTTTTTTTTTSTTTTTTTTPKPTTTTTTTTTTSSTTTPNPTTTPGLSTVIIDKDDPAFLNDVRKLPNFATPNPLVDTPLANRILQLAIQRDPKSIARLPLKTGNEFPSYEKPPPPRATESQPKEMAKPTVATLSPEEIEHTKKQLDREVQQYNNDLKLLSNLLGRPITEKDIPSLTKQLGTGGSGPLFANAGLSGVRAPTTRPPTTTTTTKTTTTTTRRPTSTADGELLKQLLLTQQQQHNSSPAVIERPEFYGKTNEAILAAVLKQRGIGPANTNGNIEDILAQISPGVRTQPTLPPIVITTPRPTPRRVRPPQPPPLRSQSPILDGLSWLWREWQATAPQPRNRVPGAGASATPNAVRVGTFGLSGGAGVGGGGGRTASLTQSYSDEGLDPDAKPINPSVTEEPASLFGGFGINPGGQLLNAAIGVTRAVSQFLGVALQGAAKSFTSAFRPQPLGAGEPTAADDLSYYRYSGR